A window from Purpureocillium takamizusanense chromosome 3, complete sequence encodes these proteins:
- a CDS encoding uncharacterized protein (EggNog:ENOG503NW3V~COG:I~TransMembrane:6 (i33-54o74-97i109-130o182-201i213-230o236-256i)) — MAPVRANSGSGSRPAAPTSSLGRIWRNTHAPDYVGFLVLLAAWIVIVSLVTPFHRMFFINDLTISYPHAEHERVSVPMNFVYALFVPLGVLIAFNIARRSPFAKHEATYLPFLISITLTSVLTDIVKNAVGRPRPDLLARCAPAPGTKPDVLVTIDVCTATPRDGHALQDGWRSFPSGHSSFSFAGLGFLSLFLAGQLRVFRYAAGGRDLSRALLCLTPLVGAALIAISRCEDYRHDVYDVCVGSALGMAVAYWSYRRHWPRLSAATCDEPYPPPSAETRSPAWHRVRDEEEGVDVGHDYELEHVPSARG; from the exons ATGGCGCCGGTGCGGGCCAACAGCGGCTCAggcagccggccagccgccccGACGTCGTCCCTTGGCCGGATATGGAGG AACACTCATGCGCCCGACTACGTTGGCTTCCTCGTCTTGCTCGCGGCCTGGATCGTG aTCGTCAGTCTCGTCACGCCGTTCCACCGCATGTTTTTCATCAACGATCTCACCATCTCGTACCCGCACGCCGAACATGAGCGCGTCTCCGTCC CCATGAACTTTGTCTACGCCCTCTTCGTACCCCTGGGCGTCCTCATCGCCTTCAAcatcgcccgccgcagcccctTCGCCAAGCACGAGGCCACCTACCTCCCCTTCCTCATCAGCATCACCCTCACCTCCGTCCTCACCGACATCGTCAAGAACGCCGTGGGCCGCCCCCGGCCCGAcctcctcgctcgctgcGCCCCAGCCCCTGGCACCAAGCCCGACGTGCTCGTCACTATCGACGTCTGCACCGCCACCccgcgcgacggccatgcCCTGCAGGACGGCTGGCGCTCCTTCCCCTCGGGTCACTCGTCATTTTCCTTTGCCGGGCTCGGCTTCCTgagcctcttcctcgccggccaacTGCGCGTGTTTCGTTACGCTGCGGGTGGCCGCGACCTCAGCCGGGCGCTGCTCTGCCTGACTccccttgtcggcgccgcatTGATTGCCATCTCCCGCTGCGAGGACTACCGCCACGATGTCTACGACGTGTGCGTCGGGTCCGCCCTCGGCATGGCGGTAGCTTATTGGAGCTACAGACGGCATTGGCCGCggctgtcggcggccacgtGCGATGAGCCGtatccgccgccgagcgcagAAACCCGGTCGCCGGCGTGGCATCGCGTTcgcgatgaggaggagggcgtcgacgtagGCCACGATTATGAACTGGAACATGTCCCATCCGCGAGAGGCTGA
- the PRE9 gene encoding Proteasome endopeptidase complex (COG:O~MEROPS:MER0000554~EggNog:ENOG503NVH4): MSRRYDSRTTIFSPEGRLYQVEYALEAISHAGTAIGILAKDGIVLAAERKVTSKLLEQDTSAEKLYVLNDNMICAVAGMTADANILINYARQAAQRYLLTYNEDIPCEQLVRRLCDLKQGYTQHGGLRPFGVSFIYAGWDPRRQFQLYLSNPSGNYGGWKATSAGANNASAQSLLKQDYKEDCTLKEACGMAVKVLSKTMDSTKLSSEKIEFATVGQTEDGKIYHRLWSADEITALLKEHDLAKSEDTEEK, from the exons ATGTCTCGCCGTTACGATTCCAGA ACAACCATCTTCTCGCCTGAGGGCCGCCTGTATCAGGTTGAGTACGCTCTGGAAGCCATCTCACacgccggcaccgccattggcatcctcgccaaggacggcatcgtcctcgccgccgagcgcaaAGTGACGTCGAAGCTGCTGGAGCAGGACACgtcggccgagaagctctACGTTCTCAACGA CAACATGatctgcgccgtcgccggcatgaCCGCCGATGCCAACATCCTCATCAACTACGCCCGGCAAGCCGCCCAGCGCTACCTCCTCACCTACAACGAAGACATCCCTTGCGAGCAGCTGGTCCGCCGGCTGTGCGACCTAAAGCAGGGCTACACACAGCACGGCGGTCTGCGGCCGTTTGGCGTTTCCTTCATCTACGCTGGCTGGGacccgcggcggcagttCCAGCTGTACCTCAGCAACCCGTCGGGCAACTACGGTGGTTGGAAAGCCACGAGTGCCGGTGCCAACAACGCCAGCGCGCAGAGCCTGCTCAAGCAGGACTACAAGGAGGACTGCACCCTCAAGGAGGCATGCGGCATGGCGGTCAAGGTGCTGAGCAAGACAATGGACTCGACCAAGCTGAGCAGCGAGAAGA TTGAATTCGCGACGGTAGGACAAACCGAGGATGGCAAGATTTACCACCGGCTGTGGAGTGCAGACGAGATCACGGCCCTATTGAAGGAGCATGATCTGGCTAAAAGCGAGGACACCGAGGAGAAGTag
- the BYE1 gene encoding Transcription factor bye1 (COG:K~EggNog:ENOG503NZY1) produces the protein MSGKRSTSSSQPSRGGRRTHTVLWGGWNAFSTRGALLTRSASTGEAEPRRSVRATKGQHTKSFDELEPAAPKRRQTKKSKKALEKEQSQEPDEVIRCVCGATEQDEDSGEAWISCETCFVWQHNVCVGVSSFEDEIPENYWCERCRPQDHKELLEGMARGEKPWEARRKAHELEEAERKKKKGGRKAKGKRTSDPKDELDKETTRSKSKASPTPDAAGPKDKKDAAPKQVKRKTRDDSHDMDGKSAKLRRTSDRDAIPVSSTKYTPPNDLATSVTTLPGQRVGPAKALKKSLTHVITAMVKKQELEVPEDETEDNMAEKYALQIERAVFDTHPVANGNKEYSQQIKSLAFNLKNNPEICRGLVDGVHSPTTLAVMTSEQLASAELQRQTAEMRAKAEKQSILYTQDTGPRVRRTHKGEEVVEDESVINDAPMPMAGGPRRGGTTAGAAGDRQSPTVKRESVSGEAGARPPSQGGGGGDGGGQSPTQSNFDIKKVFSTVKSPTAAHNRRPSAPAVHTNGPGFDPDVDRLLQDETESPPYSPTEESHDPDVVWKGSLAMSSIADFAATAKHVGGADFSNFGPWSKLIPKRMTVAGRIQQQKAIEYLCSLRYSNLTDIIVVSIAPASADSRSEFNALVDYFLSKGRYGVVGDKVAGNVRDTYLVPVPAGDDEHPEFMLNLVDNHIPKSRAEPMLLAVFVYRNDPEQLRQAQEASAMQALHHAAASPTPASAAYGSQRSNSTSGPAFSPATPQGPFAQQSFSPGQSVSAHSATPVPIPQPPHTARPAAAPPQGGPSPPTGAGVPTTPSLSQSPPTEEQKVQMQKEGQAMAAEVLGPVFIAVPTVQFILPQAFQMSRREWEVVRGIYEREPRAREDLQYLGALLEKQSADQRAESGGAAAAPTATAAATSMAARKAA, from the exons ATGTCTGGTAAGCGATCCACGTCCAGCTCACAGCCCtcgcgaggaggacgccgcACGCATACAGTCCTTTGGGGCGGCTGGAACGCGTTCAGCACAAGAGGAGCATTACTGACAAGGTCCGCGTCAACAGGCGAAGCAGAACCCCGGCGCTCCGTCCGGGCGACCAAGGGGCAGCACACGAAATCCtttgacgagctcgagcccgccgcgccaaaGCGACGACAGaccaagaagagcaagaaggcgctggagaaggagcagTCGCAGGAGCCGGACGAGGTGATACGGTGCGTCTGCGGTGCCAccgagcaggacgaggactCGGGCGAGGCCTGGATCTCGTGCGAGACGTGCTTCGTCTGGCAGCACAATGTCTGCGTCGGTGTGAGCTCCTTTGAGGACGAGATTCCCGAGAACTACTGGTGCGAGCGATGCCGACCTCAGGACCACAAGGAGCTCCTTGAGGGTatggcccgcggcgagaaGCCGTGGGAGGCCCGCCGCAAGGCTCACGAGCTGGAAGAGGCCGAGcgaaagaagaaaaagggcGGCAGGAAAGCCAAGGGCAAGAGAACTAGCGACCccaaggacgagctggacaaggagacgacgaggagcaagTCCAAGGCCTCACcgacgcccgacgccgccggacCCAAGGACAAGAAAGACGCCGCCCCGAAGCAGGTCAAGCGCAAGACTCGCGACGACTCGCACGACATGGACGGAAAG TCTGCCAAGCTCAGACGAACATCGGATCGGGACGCCATCCCAGTGTCGTCGACCAAGTACACGCCGCCGAACGACCTGGCGACGTCTGTGACGACGCTCCCTGGACAGCGAGTTGGcccggccaaggcgctcaagaagTCGTTGACACACGTCATCACAGCCATGGTCAAGAAGCAGGAGCTTGAGGtccccgaggacgagacaGAAGATAACATGGCGGAAAAATACGCGCTGCAGATCGAGCGTGCTGTGTTCGACACACACCCGGTGGCCAACGGGAACAAGGAGTACAGCCAGCAGATAAAATCGCTGGCGTTCAACCTCAAGAACAATCCCGAGATATGCCGCGGCCTGGTGGACGGCGTGCACTCTCCCACGACCCTCGCCGTTATGACGTCGGAGCAGCTCGCGTCGGCGGAGCTCCAGCGTCAGACGGCCGAGATGCGAGCAAAGGCCGAGAAGCAGTCGATCCTGTACACGCAGGATACGGGTCCGCGGGTGCGCCGGACGCacaagggcgaggaggtggtggaggacgAGAGCGTCATCAATGACGCGCCGATGCCCATGGCgggaggccctcgacgaggcggcaccacggcgggggcggctggcgacCGACAGTCGCCCACGGTGAAGCGCGAGTCGGTGAGCGGTGAGGCaggggccaggccgccgtctcagggaggaggaggaggagatggcggcggacaGTCCCCGACACAGTCCAATTTCGACATCAAAAAGGTCTTTTCGACGGTCAAGTCTCCAACGGCAGCGCACAATCGGCGGCCATCAGCGCCGGCCGTCCACACCAACGGGCCGGGCTTCGACCCGGACGTGGAccggctgctgcaggacgagACCGAGTCACCACCGTACTCGCCGACGGAGGAGTCGCACGACCCAGACGTGGTGTGGAAGGGTTCGCTAGCAATGAGCTCCATCGCCGACTTCGCGGCGACCGCCAagcacgtcggcggcgccgattTTAGCAACTTTGGCCCATGGTCCAAGCTGATACCCAAGCGCATGACGGTCGCGGGCCGCATTCAGCAGCAGAAGGCCATCGAGTACCTGTGCAGCCTGCGGTACAGCAATCTGACCGATATTatcgtcgtcagcatcgCCCCCGCATCGGCCGACTCGCGGTCCGAGTtcaacgccctcgtcgactaCTTCCTCAGTAAGGGTCGGTATGGCGTTGTGGGCGACAAGGTGGCCGGCAACGTGCGCGACACGTACCTTGTGCCCGTTCCcgcgggcgatgacgagcatCCCGAGTTCATGCtcaacctcgtcgacaacCACATCCCCAAGTCGCGCGCGGAGCCTATGTTGCTGGCCGTGTTCGTGTACCGCAACGACCCGGAACAGCTTCGCCAGGCGCAGGAGGCTTCGGCCATGCAGGCGCTGCACcacgcggcggcatcgcccacgcccgcgtccgcgGCGTACGGAAGCCAGCGCAGCAACTCGACGTCTGGACCAGCCTTTTCCCCAGCGACGCCCCAAGGCCCGTTTGCGCAACAGAGCTTCTCGCCTGGGCAGTCTGTGTCGGCCCATTCTGCAACGCCGGTACCCATCCCGCAGCCGCCTCACACAGCGcgaccagcggcggcccctCCACAGGGAggcccatcaccaccgactGGGGCTGGCGTGCCGACGACACCGAGCCTGAGCCAGTCGCCGCCTACAGAGGAACAAAAGGTGCAGATGCAGAAGGAAGGACAAGCCATGGCGGCTGAGGTGCTAGGCCCGGTATTCATCGCAGTGCCGACGGTGCAGTTCATCCTGCCGCAGGCTTTCCAGATGTCGCGGCGCGAATGGGAAGTGGTGCGTGGCATCTACGAGCGcgagccgcgcgcgcgcgaggatCTACAGTACCTGGGTGCGCTCCTCGAGAAGCAGAGCGCAGACCAGCGCGCGGAGTctggcggtgcggcggcg